In Pelmatolapia mariae isolate MD_Pm_ZW linkage group LG8, Pm_UMD_F_2, whole genome shotgun sequence, one genomic interval encodes:
- the mapk8b gene encoding mitogen-activated protein kinase 8 isoform X1: MNRNKREREYYSIDVGDSTFTVLKRYQNLRPIGSGAQGIVCSAYDHNLERNVAIKKLSRPFQNQTHAKRAYRELVLMKCVNHKNIIGLLNVFTPQKTLEEFQDVYLVMELMDANLCQVIQMELDHERLSYLLYQMLCGIKHLHAAGIIHRDLKPSNIVVKSDCTLKILDFGLARTAATGLLMTPYVVTRYYRAPEVILGMGYQANVDVWSVGCIMAEMVRGSVLFPGTDHIDQWNKVIEQLGTPSQEFLMKLNQSVRTYVENRPRYAGYSFEKLFPDVLFPADSEHNKLKASQARDLLSKMLVIDASKRISVDEALQHPYINVWYDPTEVEAPPPVITDKQLDEREHTVEEWKELIYKEVLDWEERTKNGVIRGQPASIGAAVSSSPQQHHQHHPSTSSSTSANDVSSMSTDPTLTDTDSSLETVGPAAVAAAATASGPMGCCR; the protein is encoded by the exons ATGAACCGAAACAAGCGTGAAAGGGAGTACTACAGTATAGATGTGGGCGATTCAacttttacagttttaaagCGCTACCAGAACCTAAGACCCATTGGATCCGGAGCACAGGGAATTGTTTG TTCGGCGTACGACCACAACTTGGAGAGGAACGTTGCCATCAAGAAGTTGAGCCGACCCTTTCAGAATCAAACTCATGCAAAACGGGCCTACAGGGAACTGGTGCTAATGAAATGTGTCAACCACAAGAAT ATTATCGGGCTGTTAAATGTATTCACACCACAGAAGACACTGGAGGAATTCCAAGATGT GTATCTAGTAATGGAACTGATGGATGCCAACCTCTGTCAGgtgattcagatggagctggaCCACGAGAGGCTGTCGTACCTGCTCTACCAGATGTTATGTGGAATCAAACATCTGCACGCCGCAGGGATCATACACAGG GACCTGAAACCCAGCAACATCGTGGTAAAGTCCGACTGCACACTGAAGATTCTGGACTTTGGTTTGGCCCGGACGGCCGCCACTGGTCTCCTCATGACGCCCTATGTGGTGACGCGTTACTACCGCGCCCCTGAAGTCATCCTGGGAATGGGCTACCAGGCCAACG ttgaTGTCTGGTCTGTTGGCTGTATCATGGCTGAAATGGTCCGGGGTAGTGTGTTGTTTCCAGGCACTGATC ATATTGACCAGTGGAACAAGGTGATCGAGCAGCTGGGGACGCCATCTCAGGAGTTCCTGATGAAGCTCAACCAGTCCGTGAGGACCTATGTGGAGAACCGGCCACGGTATGCTGGCTACAGCTTCGAGAAGCTCTTCCCTGATGTCCTGTTTCCTGCAGACTCTGAGCACAATAAACTGAAAG CGAGCCAAGCCCGTGACCTCCTATCAAAGATGCTGGTAATAGATGCATCAAAGCGGATCTCAGTGGATGAGGCTCTCCAGCACCCCTATATCAACGTGTGGTACGACCCAACTGAGGTGGAGGCA ccACCACCGGTGATCACAGACAAGCAGCTGGATGAGCGGGAGCACACAGTGGAGGAATGGAAAG AGTTGATATATAAAGAAGTGCTAGACTGGGAAGAAAGGACGAAGAATGGCGTCATCAGGGGACAGCCGGCGTCCATAG GTGCAGCAGTGAGCAGCAGCCCCCAGCAGCACCACCAGCACCATCCCTCCACTTCTTCCTCCACCTCCGCCAACGATGTCTCCTCAATGTCCACCGACCCGACCCTGACCGACACCGACAGCAGCCTGGAGACGGTGGGCCCTGCTGCCGTCGCCGCCGCTGCTACAGCCTCCGGCCCAATGGGCTGCTGCAGATGA
- the mapk8b gene encoding mitogen-activated protein kinase 8 isoform X2, which produces MNRNKREREYYSIDVGDSTFTVLKRYQNLRPIGSGAQGIVCSAYDHNLERNVAIKKLSRPFQNQTHAKRAYRELVLMKCVNHKNIIGLLNVFTPQKTLEEFQDVYLVMELMDANLCQVIQMELDHERLSYLLYQMLCGIKHLHAAGIIHRDLKPSNIVVKSDCTLKILDFGLARTAATGLLMTPYVVTRYYRAPEVILGMGYQANVDIWAVGCIMAEMVRHKILFPGRDYIDQWNKVIEQLGTPSQEFLMKLNQSVRTYVENRPRYAGYSFEKLFPDVLFPADSEHNKLKASQARDLLSKMLVIDASKRISVDEALQHPYINVWYDPTEVEAPPPVITDKQLDEREHTVEEWKELIYKEVLDWEERTKNGVIRGQPASIGAAVSSSPQQHHQHHPSTSSSTSANDVSSMSTDPTLTDTDSSLETVGPAAVAAAATASGPMGCCR; this is translated from the exons ATGAACCGAAACAAGCGTGAAAGGGAGTACTACAGTATAGATGTGGGCGATTCAacttttacagttttaaagCGCTACCAGAACCTAAGACCCATTGGATCCGGAGCACAGGGAATTGTTTG TTCGGCGTACGACCACAACTTGGAGAGGAACGTTGCCATCAAGAAGTTGAGCCGACCCTTTCAGAATCAAACTCATGCAAAACGGGCCTACAGGGAACTGGTGCTAATGAAATGTGTCAACCACAAGAAT ATTATCGGGCTGTTAAATGTATTCACACCACAGAAGACACTGGAGGAATTCCAAGATGT GTATCTAGTAATGGAACTGATGGATGCCAACCTCTGTCAGgtgattcagatggagctggaCCACGAGAGGCTGTCGTACCTGCTCTACCAGATGTTATGTGGAATCAAACATCTGCACGCCGCAGGGATCATACACAGG GACCTGAAACCCAGCAACATCGTGGTAAAGTCCGACTGCACACTGAAGATTCTGGACTTTGGTTTGGCCCGGACGGCCGCCACTGGTCTCCTCATGACGCCCTATGTGGTGACGCGTTACTACCGCGCCCCTGAAGTCATCCTGGGAATGGGCTACCAGGCCAACG TGGATATTTGGGCTGTGGGCTGCATTATGGCAGAAATGGTTCGCcacaaaatcctttttccaggAAGGGATT ATATTGACCAGTGGAACAAGGTGATCGAGCAGCTGGGGACGCCATCTCAGGAGTTCCTGATGAAGCTCAACCAGTCCGTGAGGACCTATGTGGAGAACCGGCCACGGTATGCTGGCTACAGCTTCGAGAAGCTCTTCCCTGATGTCCTGTTTCCTGCAGACTCTGAGCACAATAAACTGAAAG CGAGCCAAGCCCGTGACCTCCTATCAAAGATGCTGGTAATAGATGCATCAAAGCGGATCTCAGTGGATGAGGCTCTCCAGCACCCCTATATCAACGTGTGGTACGACCCAACTGAGGTGGAGGCA ccACCACCGGTGATCACAGACAAGCAGCTGGATGAGCGGGAGCACACAGTGGAGGAATGGAAAG AGTTGATATATAAAGAAGTGCTAGACTGGGAAGAAAGGACGAAGAATGGCGTCATCAGGGGACAGCCGGCGTCCATAG GTGCAGCAGTGAGCAGCAGCCCCCAGCAGCACCACCAGCACCATCCCTCCACTTCTTCCTCCACCTCCGCCAACGATGTCTCCTCAATGTCCACCGACCCGACCCTGACCGACACCGACAGCAGCCTGGAGACGGTGGGCCCTGCTGCCGTCGCCGCCGCTGCTACAGCCTCCGGCCCAATGGGCTGCTGCAGATGA
- the mapk8b gene encoding mitogen-activated protein kinase 8 isoform X3 — MNRNKREREYYSIDVGDSTFTVLKRYQNLRPIGSGAQGIVCSAYDHNLERNVAIKKLSRPFQNQTHAKRAYRELVLMKCVNHKNIIGLLNVFTPQKTLEEFQDVYLVMELMDANLCQVIQMELDHERLSYLLYQMLCGIKHLHAAGIIHRDLKPSNIVVKSDCTLKILDFGLARTAATGLLMTPYVVTRYYRAPEVILGMGYQANVDVWSVGCIMAEMVRGSVLFPGTDHIDQWNKVIEQLGTPSQEFLMKLNQSVRTYVENRPRYAGYSFEKLFPDVLFPADSEHNKLKASQARDLLSKMLVIDASKRISVDEALQHPYINVWYDPTEVEAPPPVITDKQLDEREHTVEEWKELIYKEVLDWEERTKNGVIRGQPASIAQVQQ, encoded by the exons ATGAACCGAAACAAGCGTGAAAGGGAGTACTACAGTATAGATGTGGGCGATTCAacttttacagttttaaagCGCTACCAGAACCTAAGACCCATTGGATCCGGAGCACAGGGAATTGTTTG TTCGGCGTACGACCACAACTTGGAGAGGAACGTTGCCATCAAGAAGTTGAGCCGACCCTTTCAGAATCAAACTCATGCAAAACGGGCCTACAGGGAACTGGTGCTAATGAAATGTGTCAACCACAAGAAT ATTATCGGGCTGTTAAATGTATTCACACCACAGAAGACACTGGAGGAATTCCAAGATGT GTATCTAGTAATGGAACTGATGGATGCCAACCTCTGTCAGgtgattcagatggagctggaCCACGAGAGGCTGTCGTACCTGCTCTACCAGATGTTATGTGGAATCAAACATCTGCACGCCGCAGGGATCATACACAGG GACCTGAAACCCAGCAACATCGTGGTAAAGTCCGACTGCACACTGAAGATTCTGGACTTTGGTTTGGCCCGGACGGCCGCCACTGGTCTCCTCATGACGCCCTATGTGGTGACGCGTTACTACCGCGCCCCTGAAGTCATCCTGGGAATGGGCTACCAGGCCAACG ttgaTGTCTGGTCTGTTGGCTGTATCATGGCTGAAATGGTCCGGGGTAGTGTGTTGTTTCCAGGCACTGATC ATATTGACCAGTGGAACAAGGTGATCGAGCAGCTGGGGACGCCATCTCAGGAGTTCCTGATGAAGCTCAACCAGTCCGTGAGGACCTATGTGGAGAACCGGCCACGGTATGCTGGCTACAGCTTCGAGAAGCTCTTCCCTGATGTCCTGTTTCCTGCAGACTCTGAGCACAATAAACTGAAAG CGAGCCAAGCCCGTGACCTCCTATCAAAGATGCTGGTAATAGATGCATCAAAGCGGATCTCAGTGGATGAGGCTCTCCAGCACCCCTATATCAACGTGTGGTACGACCCAACTGAGGTGGAGGCA ccACCACCGGTGATCACAGACAAGCAGCTGGATGAGCGGGAGCACACAGTGGAGGAATGGAAAG AGTTGATATATAAAGAAGTGCTAGACTGGGAAGAAAGGACGAAGAATGGCGTCATCAGGGGACAGCCGGCGTCCATAG CACAGGTGCAGCAGTGA